In one window of Azotobacter salinestris DNA:
- a CDS encoding DUF917 family protein: MAYELGPQDMEALLLGGAFFGSGGGGTVISARRLAEQFREGDYYPTERVQVVSVEEATAGDTVMVAYMGAPEAINTTTYPIGPVAAARQVQERLAAQGRRLAYVAPPESGALGFVVACLVAARLGLAVIDADGAGRAVPSLPMLTYAAAGINPRPAFLVSQNELCVELDVTPRGSGAGDPTHQHDVSVIVEQMTRPIVAAPQFGEFGGLAMWVMTPAQLAVALPIRATLSRALKLGRALESGQIGSAAAMIDYLDTQLGIVAHAVSQPGELVAAEADTVGGFDLGKVHIQAGQHRYTVVYQNESLLAWDSESPQPILLAPDSLAYFFEGPDQAVYSNGDLLQADGQLAPGVRHRTVTLLAWQADAELRKPGGLIFESFRQLLANLGYLGPYVPVARLQRRAAEAAA, encoded by the coding sequence ATGGCGTACGAACTCGGTCCTCAGGACATGGAAGCCCTGCTGCTGGGGGGCGCCTTCTTCGGCAGCGGAGGCGGCGGCACCGTCATCTCCGCCCGCCGTCTGGCGGAGCAGTTCCGCGAAGGCGACTACTACCCCACCGAGCGCGTCCAGGTGGTGTCGGTGGAAGAGGCCACCGCCGGAGACACCGTGATGGTCGCCTACATGGGCGCACCCGAGGCGATCAACACCACGACCTACCCCATCGGCCCCGTGGCGGCCGCCCGCCAGGTGCAGGAACGCCTGGCCGCCCAGGGGCGCCGGCTGGCCTACGTGGCGCCCCCGGAAAGCGGGGCCCTCGGCTTCGTCGTCGCCTGCCTGGTGGCCGCCAGGCTGGGGCTGGCGGTGATCGACGCCGACGGTGCCGGGCGCGCCGTGCCGTCGCTGCCGATGCTCACCTATGCCGCCGCCGGGATAAACCCGCGGCCGGCCTTCCTGGTCAGCCAGAACGAGCTGTGCGTGGAGCTGGACGTGACGCCGCGCGGCAGCGGCGCCGGCGATCCGACGCACCAGCACGACGTGTCGGTGATCGTCGAGCAGATGACCCGGCCCATCGTCGCCGCCCCGCAGTTCGGCGAGTTCGGCGGCCTGGCCATGTGGGTCATGACCCCGGCCCAGCTGGCCGTCGCCCTGCCGATCCGCGCCACCCTGTCCCGCGCGCTGAAGCTGGGACGGGCCCTGGAATCCGGGCAGATCGGCAGCGCGGCGGCCATGATCGACTACCTGGACACCCAGCTCGGCATCGTCGCCCATGCGGTTTCCCAGCCGGGCGAGCTGGTGGCGGCCGAGGCGGACACCGTCGGCGGCTTCGATCTGGGCAAGGTCCATATCCAGGCCGGACAGCACCGCTACACCGTGGTCTACCAGAACGAATCGCTGCTGGCCTGGGACAGCGAGAGTCCCCAGCCCATCCTGCTGGCCCCCGACAGTCTGGCCTACTTCTTCGAGGGCCCGGACCAGGCGGTGTATTCCAACGGCGATCTGCTGCAGGCCGATGGCCAGCTCGCCCCCGGCGTCAGGCACCGCACCGTGACCCTGCTCGCCTGGCAGGCCGATGCCGAGCTGCGCAAGCCGGGCGGGCTGATCTTCGAGTCCTTCCGGCAGTTGCTGGCGAACCTGGGCTACCTGGGGCCCTACGTGCCGGTCGCCAGGCTGCAGCGCCGCGCCGCGGAGGCCGCGGCATGA
- a CDS encoding sigma-54-dependent transcriptional regulator: MYEPSSFGIPTETVGKSAALRSLLNLVDRIAPTTHTLLICGPTGSGKEVVARRVHARSLHPEQPFVDVNCGAIPENLIESELFGHARGAFTGATSQRPGHFRQVGRGTLFLDEIGELPLALQTRLLRVLETRSFRPIGSNEPLRFEGRVIAATHRDLPAMVREGRFREDLYHRLTVFVLEVPGLDQRREDIPALVAHFAARQPRPLSFSEAALERLCQAPWPGHVRQLRNLIDRLGVLALSERIGIAELEPFLAPAEPAAAGRASLADALLALEGDNKLQAAEQLLIDRALQLSGGNKSAAAQLLGIGRKVVERRLKSREARGQEAELLLENARQRIEVAKFREAITLLRRCLGKLGRRNDARALRFEVYRLLGIALRGVNGWLCAEACACHEAALQAGEGLNRDAELVSMQFGIWVAQLMTLELGRARATAQDMLQRARDIGSPAALDEAQVAMANTLFWLGDYEEALACLARGGLLQGGEGEARNGLQGFDLSALALTFEGLAAFQLGAFVQARQAMQRLLLRCGEDNPHPFNRALALQGAVWLACLFEDRERLGPLAADLESLAEAHGFTFYRGLGQVFRGCHMGSLGAFDEAERLMLEGYQSHMLNHGGRLLHSFQAWQRGELLLQAGRPAECESLLAEALDLALERQERAYLGELLTLKARARWAQGDQDGAEQELRSALSTALALGSVSARIAAATQLARLLRQTRRAAQAAEPLGRALRGVASQQTPSPMLARALQLLEELENSR, from the coding sequence ATGTACGAGCCCTCCTCATTCGGCATACCGACGGAAACCGTCGGCAAGTCGGCCGCGCTCCGCAGCCTGCTGAATCTGGTCGACCGCATCGCGCCCACCACCCACACCCTGCTGATCTGCGGACCGACCGGCTCGGGCAAGGAGGTGGTGGCGCGGCGGGTGCATGCCAGGAGCCTGCATCCCGAGCAGCCGTTCGTCGACGTCAACTGCGGGGCGATTCCGGAGAACCTGATCGAATCCGAGCTGTTCGGCCATGCCCGCGGCGCCTTCACCGGCGCGACCAGCCAGCGTCCCGGCCACTTCCGGCAGGTGGGTCGCGGCACGCTGTTTCTCGACGAGATCGGCGAGCTGCCGCTGGCGCTGCAGACCCGCCTGCTGCGGGTGCTGGAAACCCGCAGCTTCCGTCCGATCGGCTCGAACGAGCCCCTGCGCTTCGAGGGCCGGGTGATCGCCGCCACCCACCGGGATCTACCGGCCATGGTCCGCGAAGGCCGCTTCCGCGAGGACCTGTATCACCGCCTGACGGTGTTCGTGCTCGAAGTCCCCGGCCTCGACCAGCGCCGCGAGGACATTCCGGCGCTGGTCGCGCACTTCGCCGCCCGCCAGCCGCGGCCGCTGTCGTTCTCCGAGGCGGCGCTGGAGCGGCTGTGCCAGGCGCCCTGGCCGGGCCATGTGCGCCAGCTGCGCAACCTGATCGACCGCCTGGGGGTACTAGCCCTCTCCGAGCGGATCGGCATCGCCGAACTGGAGCCCTTCCTCGCCCCGGCCGAGCCGGCCGCCGCCGGGCGCGCCAGCCTGGCCGACGCCCTGCTGGCGCTGGAAGGCGACAACAAGCTGCAGGCGGCCGAGCAACTGCTGATCGACCGGGCGCTGCAACTCAGCGGCGGCAACAAGAGCGCGGCCGCCCAGTTGCTGGGCATCGGCCGCAAGGTGGTCGAGCGCCGCCTGAAGTCCCGCGAGGCCCGCGGCCAGGAGGCCGAACTCCTGCTGGAGAACGCCCGCCAGCGGATCGAGGTGGCGAAGTTCCGCGAGGCGATCACGCTGTTGCGCCGCTGCCTGGGAAAGCTGGGTCGACGCAACGATGCGCGCGCCTTGCGGTTCGAGGTTTACCGCCTGCTGGGAATCGCCCTGCGCGGCGTGAACGGCTGGTTGTGCGCCGAGGCCTGCGCCTGCCATGAGGCGGCCCTGCAGGCGGGCGAGGGGCTGAACCGGGATGCCGAGCTGGTCTCCATGCAGTTCGGCATCTGGGTCGCCCAGCTGATGACCCTGGAGCTGGGCCGGGCCCGCGCCACGGCTCAGGACATGCTGCAGCGCGCCCGCGACATCGGCAGCCCGGCCGCCCTGGACGAGGCCCAGGTGGCCATGGCCAACACCCTGTTCTGGCTGGGCGACTACGAGGAGGCCCTGGCCTGCCTGGCGCGCGGCGGGCTGCTGCAGGGCGGCGAGGGCGAGGCGCGCAACGGCCTGCAGGGCTTCGACCTGAGTGCCCTGGCGCTGACCTTCGAGGGCCTGGCGGCCTTCCAGCTGGGTGCCTTCGTGCAGGCGCGGCAGGCCATGCAGCGCCTGCTGCTGCGCTGCGGGGAGGACAACCCGCATCCCTTCAACCGGGCCCTGGCCCTGCAGGGCGCCGTCTGGCTGGCCTGCCTGTTCGAGGACCGGGAGCGCCTGGGGCCGCTGGCGGCGGACCTGGAATCCCTCGCCGAGGCTCACGGCTTCACCTTCTACCGGGGCCTCGGCCAGGTCTTCCGCGGCTGTCACATGGGCTCGCTGGGCGCCTTCGACGAGGCCGAGCGGCTCATGCTGGAGGGCTACCAGAGCCACATGCTGAACCACGGCGGCCGCCTGCTCCATTCCTTCCAGGCCTGGCAGCGCGGCGAGCTGCTGCTGCAGGCCGGACGTCCCGCCGAATGCGAGAGCCTGCTCGCCGAAGCGCTGGACCTGGCCCTGGAGCGCCAGGAACGCGCCTACCTGGGCGAGCTGCTGACCCTCAAGGCGCGGGCCCGCTGGGCACAGGGCGATCAGGACGGTGCCGAGCAGGAACTGCGCAGCGCCCTGTCCACCGCCCTGGCGCTGGGCTCGGTGTCGGCGCGCATCGCCGCCGCCACCCAGCTCGCCCGGCTCCTGCGCCAGACCCGGCGCGCGGCGCAGGCCGCCGAGCCGCTCGGCCGGGCGCTGCGCGGCGTCGCGTCGCAGCAGACACCCAGCCCGATGCTGGCCAGGGCGCTACAGTTGCTTGAGGAGCTCGAAAACAGCCGCTGA
- a CDS encoding LacI family DNA-binding transcriptional regulator, whose product MASVKDVARLAGVSPMTVSRAINTPEKLNPETLAKVRQAIEALNYVPSLSARKIRGGHSSGKTIGVFALDTATTPFAVEMLLSVERTAREHGWNVFILNVFEIPLNPQTIDLMLSHRPDGIVFSAMQLRELEIPPALRSKPLVLSGCMSTEPGVACYVPDDEDGQYQAVRQALQRGYRRPLCINLPRHSLAWKLRQQGLSRALAEAGIAPESVRQYDLSTDDAYGETIAELERQLSESHGKPAFDLLVCGNDRIALVAYQYLLSRGLRIPADVAVLGYDNMVGVAELFYPPLSTVQLPYYELGRRAAQHLIEERDEPFTHWVPCPVVARQSW is encoded by the coding sequence ATGGCTTCGGTCAAAGATGTCGCACGGTTGGCGGGGGTCTCCCCGATGACCGTGTCCCGAGCGATCAACACCCCGGAAAAGCTCAACCCGGAAACCCTGGCGAAGGTCCGCCAGGCCATCGAAGCCCTGAACTACGTGCCCAGTCTTTCCGCCCGCAAGATCCGCGGCGGCCATTCCAGCGGCAAGACCATCGGCGTCTTCGCGCTCGACACGGCGACCACCCCCTTCGCCGTGGAAATGCTGCTCTCGGTGGAACGCACCGCCCGGGAACACGGCTGGAACGTGTTCATCCTCAACGTGTTCGAAATCCCGCTGAACCCGCAAACCATCGACCTGATGCTGTCGCACCGGCCGGACGGCATCGTGTTCAGCGCCATGCAGCTGCGTGAACTGGAGATTCCCCCGGCGCTGCGCAGCAAGCCGCTGGTGCTGAGCGGCTGTATGAGCACCGAGCCCGGCGTGGCCTGCTACGTGCCCGACGACGAGGACGGCCAGTACCAGGCCGTGCGCCAGGCGCTGCAACGCGGCTATCGCCGCCCGCTGTGCATCAACCTGCCGCGCCACAGCCTGGCCTGGAAGCTGCGCCAGCAGGGCCTGTCGCGCGCCCTTGCGGAGGCCGGCATCGCCCCGGAGAGCGTCCGCCAGTACGACCTGTCGACCGACGACGCCTACGGGGAAACCATCGCCGAGCTGGAGCGCCAGCTGAGCGAGTCGCACGGCAAACCGGCCTTCGACCTGCTGGTCTGTGGCAACGACCGCATCGCCCTGGTCGCCTACCAGTACCTGCTCAGCCGCGGCCTGCGCATCCCGGCCGACGTGGCGGTGCTCGGCTACGACAACATGGTGGGCGTCGCCGAGCTGTTCTATCCGCCACTGAGCACCGTGCAGCTCCCCTACTACGAGCTGGGCCGCCGCGCCGCGCAGCACCTGATCGAGGAGCGCGACGAGCCCTTCACCCACTGGGTACCCTGCCCCGTCGTGGCTCGCCAGTCCTGGTGA
- a CDS encoding glycoside hydrolase family 13 protein: METKWWHNAVVYQIYPRSFADANGDGIGDLAGIIGKLDYLQTLGINVIWLSPVFRSPMDDHGYDISDYCDIAPEFGTLAEMEALIAEAARRDIRILMDLVVNHTSDEHPWFIEARKSRDNPYRDYYIWRAPRADGSAPDEQRSNFGGSAWEFDATTGEYFFHLFSKRQPDLNWANPQVQQEVHQMMNWWLDKGIGGFRMDVIDLIGKDIDRGITTNGPHLHQLLQEMNAATFGERDVLTVGETWGVTPEIAKLYSEPARRELSMVFQFEHITLTWDQQDGKWTPRAFDLREFKGVIGKWQSALGDTGWNSLFWNNHDLPRAVSSYGDPGRYRVESAKMLATALHFLKGTPYIYQGEEIGMTNVRFESVEDYQDAESLGLYRERIAAGVSHEAMMEGIYANSRGNARTPMHWDASEHAGFSHGKPWMRINPNYREINVAAALDDPGSILHHYRTLIRLRKERPVIVHGDYRPLLDAHPQVFAYERQLGDQRIVVINNFSGQLVELELPADLRDLAGESLVSNYGPRNVLGQDLALQPYESFAIALDTQAT, encoded by the coding sequence GTGGAAACGAAGTGGTGGCATAACGCCGTGGTGTATCAGATCTACCCACGCTCTTTCGCCGACGCCAATGGCGACGGCATCGGCGACCTCGCGGGCATCATCGGCAAGCTCGACTATTTGCAGACGCTGGGCATCAATGTGATCTGGCTGTCGCCGGTGTTCCGCTCGCCGATGGACGACCACGGCTACGACATCTCGGACTATTGCGACATCGCGCCGGAGTTCGGCACGCTCGCGGAGATGGAAGCGCTGATCGCCGAGGCCGCGCGGCGCGACATCCGTATCCTCATGGACCTGGTTGTCAACCACACTTCCGATGAGCATCCCTGGTTCATCGAGGCGCGCAAATCCAGGGACAACCCTTACCGCGACTACTACATATGGCGTGCCCCCCGCGCTGATGGCTCCGCGCCGGACGAACAGCGCTCGAACTTCGGCGGCAGCGCCTGGGAATTCGACGCGACGACCGGCGAGTACTTCTTCCACCTGTTCTCGAAGCGTCAGCCGGACCTGAACTGGGCCAATCCACAGGTGCAGCAGGAAGTACACCAGATGATGAACTGGTGGCTGGACAAGGGCATCGGCGGCTTCCGCATGGACGTCATCGACCTGATCGGCAAGGACATCGATCGCGGCATCACGACCAACGGCCCGCACCTGCACCAGTTGCTGCAGGAGATGAACGCCGCGACCTTCGGCGAACGCGACGTGCTGACGGTCGGCGAGACCTGGGGCGTGACGCCGGAGATCGCCAAGCTGTATTCGGAGCCCGCCCGCCGCGAGTTGTCAATGGTGTTCCAGTTCGAGCACATCACCCTGACCTGGGACCAGCAGGACGGCAAATGGACGCCGCGCGCCTTCGACCTGCGCGAATTCAAGGGGGTCATCGGCAAGTGGCAGAGCGCTCTTGGCGACACTGGCTGGAACTCGCTGTTCTGGAACAACCATGACCTGCCGCGGGCGGTGTCGAGCTACGGCGATCCCGGCCGCTACCGGGTCGAGTCGGCGAAGATGCTCGCCACTGCGCTGCATTTTCTGAAGGGCACGCCCTACATCTATCAGGGCGAGGAAATCGGCATGACCAACGTGCGCTTTGAGTCGGTCGAGGATTACCAGGATGCCGAATCGCTGGGCCTATACCGCGAGCGCATTGCGGCGGGCGTGTCACATGAGGCGATGATGGAAGGCATCTACGCCAACAGCCGTGGCAACGCACGTACGCCAATGCACTGGGATGCGAGCGAGCATGCCGGCTTTTCGCACGGCAAGCCGTGGATGAGGATCAATCCCAATTATCGCGAGATCAATGTCGCCGCCGCGCTCGACGATCCGGGGTCGATCCTTCACCACTACCGCACGCTGATCCGGCTGCGCAAGGAGCGCCCGGTGATCGTCCACGGCGACTACCGGCCGCTTCTGGACGCGCATCCGCAGGTCTTCGCCTACGAGCGCCAGCTTGGCGACCAGCGCATCGTGGTCATCAACAACTTTTCCGGGCAACTGGTCGAGCTTGAGCTGCCGGCCGATCTGCGCGACCTCGCGGGCGAAAGCCTGGTGAGTAACTACGGGCCCCGCAACGTGCTCGGGCAGGACCTAGCGCTGCAGCCCTACGAGTCCTTTGCCATCGCGCTGGACACACAGGCGACTTGA
- a CDS encoding substrate-binding domain-containing protein — MKKFFQRQDEVPWKSLNLAHSADRRMSVDQRQEQAEEGHMKVNLKMLSESLGLSQTTVSRALNGYSEVSERTRQRVMEAAERLGYQPNSQARQLATGRTDTIGIVFPFSVSTIGDIRFGEVVSGITERLAEHNLDLLIHSARPDAELETYRRLIDSRRVDALIVTRTRVDDPRIGLLQERNFPFVAYGRTQSRIPYAWFDFDNETGGRLAAERLLALGHRRIALVHAPLEMNFAMQRHAGFVAALCAAGIEPDPELIVEAPADRTGGYQAVRKLLAMQQPPTALLVDNNAIGALRALGDCGWKPGSGPSLIVYDSIPFEIPLTYKVTSVMQPTGESTGQALADLVVDVLAGKPLDQLHQLKVPYIDPGETDGPPIVFGY, encoded by the coding sequence ATGAAAAAATTTTTTCAGCGCCAGGATGAGGTCCCTTGGAAATCATTAAACCTTGCGCATTCGGCAGATCGGCGTATGTCGGTCGATCAGCGCCAGGAACAGGCGGAAGAAGGGCATATGAAAGTAAATCTGAAGATGTTGTCCGAGTCGCTCGGACTGTCGCAAACGACTGTAAGCCGGGCGCTCAATGGCTACTCGGAAGTCAGCGAAAGGACACGCCAGCGGGTCATGGAGGCGGCGGAAAGGCTCGGTTATCAGCCCAACTCGCAAGCACGCCAGCTCGCTACCGGCCGCACTGACACAATCGGTATCGTTTTTCCATTCAGCGTAAGCACTATCGGCGACATCCGTTTCGGTGAGGTCGTGTCCGGCATCACCGAGCGGCTTGCCGAGCATAACCTTGACTTGCTGATTCATTCGGCGCGGCCCGACGCCGAGCTCGAAACCTACCGCCGTCTGATCGACAGCCGACGCGTCGATGCGTTGATCGTGACACGCACGCGGGTCGATGATCCGCGCATAGGCCTTCTGCAGGAGCGGAACTTCCCCTTCGTCGCCTATGGCCGCACGCAGAGCCGCATCCCCTACGCCTGGTTCGACTTCGACAACGAAACTGGCGGCCGCCTGGCAGCCGAGCGCCTGCTTGCGCTCGGCCACCGCCGCATCGCCTTGGTTCACGCGCCGCTGGAGATGAACTTCGCGATGCAGCGTCATGCGGGCTTCGTCGCGGCCCTGTGCGCAGCCGGAATCGAACCCGATCCCGAATTGATCGTCGAGGCGCCGGCTGACCGTACCGGTGGTTACCAGGCGGTTCGCAAACTGCTTGCCATGCAACAGCCGCCCACGGCCCTGCTCGTCGACAACAATGCGATTGGCGCTCTTCGAGCGCTTGGCGACTGTGGCTGGAAGCCGGGTAGCGGCCCGTCGCTGATCGTATACGACAGCATTCCCTTCGAAATTCCGTTGACCTACAAGGTCACCTCAGTGATGCAGCCGACCGGCGAATCGACCGGCCAGGCGCTGGCCGATCTGGTTGTCGACGTGCTGGCGGGCAAGCCGCTCGACCAGTTGCACCAGCTCAAGGTGCCATACATCGACCCCGGTGAGACCGACGGTCCTCCCATCGTTTTCGGTTATTAA
- a CDS encoding IS630 family transposase, whose translation MEKIDARKLTAESRKLLRQIVIRLRQQSNMKVEELASVTGVHPTTIKTWLTRANREGAQALEEKRRGRPAGACRKLTPADEQWLREQIVEQPPQQLQLPFALWTRPAIKALARERLGIELQDRLIGKYLKRWGFTPQRPVKRAQEQRPEDIERWLKQTYPQVKARAAAEGAVIHWGDETAVKEDANWIRGYAPRGQTPVLATPTRWHKLSMISAISPRGEVAFQIVEGSINALRFIDFLSRLVEGTPQKIFLVVDNLRVHHAKVVSEWLSDKQDRIELVFLPPYAPESNPDEYLNRDFKTALRSGPVSHDKASLLDKAMAFMNTLGSLPDKVMAYFQHPAARYAMA comes from the coding sequence ATGGAAAAGATCGACGCCCGCAAACTGACCGCAGAGAGTCGCAAGCTGCTTCGCCAGATAGTGATTCGCCTGCGCCAGCAGTCCAACATGAAAGTCGAGGAGTTGGCCTCGGTCACCGGTGTGCATCCGACCACCATCAAGACTTGGCTGACCCGTGCCAACCGCGAGGGCGCGCAAGCCCTGGAGGAAAAGCGTCGGGGGCGCCCGGCGGGCGCCTGCCGCAAGCTGACGCCGGCCGACGAGCAGTGGCTGCGCGAGCAAATCGTCGAGCAACCCCCGCAGCAGCTGCAGTTGCCGTTTGCCCTGTGGACGCGCCCGGCCATCAAGGCGCTGGCCAGGGAACGCCTCGGGATCGAGCTGCAGGACCGGTTGATCGGCAAGTATCTCAAGCGCTGGGGGTTTACGCCTCAGCGTCCCGTGAAGCGGGCGCAGGAGCAGCGGCCGGAGGACATCGAGCGCTGGCTGAAGCAGACCTACCCCCAGGTCAAGGCGCGCGCCGCTGCCGAAGGAGCGGTGATTCACTGGGGGGACGAAACCGCAGTCAAGGAGGATGCGAACTGGATACGCGGCTACGCCCCCAGGGGCCAGACGCCAGTGCTGGCGACGCCCACTCGCTGGCACAAGCTGTCGATGATCTCCGCAATTTCGCCCCGTGGCGAGGTGGCCTTCCAGATCGTCGAAGGCAGTATCAACGCGCTGCGTTTCATCGACTTCCTGAGCCGCCTCGTTGAAGGGACACCGCAGAAGATCTTCCTGGTGGTCGATAACCTGCGCGTCCACCATGCCAAGGTGGTCAGCGAGTGGCTCAGTGACAAGCAGGACAGGATCGAACTGGTGTTCCTACCACCCTATGCGCCCGAGTCCAATCCCGACGAGTACCTGAATCGGGATTTCAAGACGGCGCTGCGCAGCGGCCCGGTCAGCCATGACAAGGCCAGCCTGCTGGACAAGGCGATGGCTTTCATGAACACACTCGGCAGCTTGCCCGACAAGGTCATGGCCTATTTCCAGCATCCTGCAGCACGCTATGCCATGGCGTGA
- a CDS encoding glycoside hydrolase family 32 protein, whose product MPVDLLDEAQRALETTLPERGDDYRLGYHLSPPAGWMNDPNGLVYFRGEYHVFYQHHPYSPQWGPMYWGHARSADLVHWEHLPIALAPGDAYDRDGCFSGSAVVEGDTLYLIYTGHRWLGEPGNDEHGMHQVQCLASSTDGITFTKHGVVIEAAPHPDIIHFRDPKVWRRGDHWWMALGARQGDDPQLLLYRSRDLRQWECLGRALEGRRQPDGYMWECPDLFELEGRDVFLFSPQGLEPDGYERWNLFQNSYLLGRLGENARFVAETELREIDHGHDFYAAQTLLAPDGRRLLWAWMDMWQSPMPSQAHHWCGALSLPRELSRDGDRLRMRPARELTALRQSRQALAIGTLEAQSRRLEVRGALLELELELELTSSTAERFGLALRCSDDERERTLLYFDAMARRLVLDRQHSGAGVSGVRSVPIAPGQARIALRIFLDRSSIEVFVDDGAYTLSSRIYPRPDSLGVGAFAVNGRGVFGEGTAWSLADLRL is encoded by the coding sequence ATGCCGGTTGATCTACTGGACGAGGCGCAGCGCGCCCTTGAAACAACCCTGCCCGAGCGCGGCGACGACTACCGCCTCGGCTACCATCTGTCGCCCCCGGCCGGCTGGATGAACGACCCGAACGGACTGGTGTATTTCCGCGGCGAGTACCATGTCTTCTACCAGCACCATCCGTATTCGCCCCAGTGGGGACCGATGTACTGGGGGCATGCCAGGAGCGCGGACCTGGTCCACTGGGAGCATCTGCCCATCGCCCTGGCCCCCGGCGACGCCTATGACCGGGACGGCTGCTTTTCCGGGTCGGCCGTGGTGGAGGGCGACACCCTGTACCTGATCTACACCGGGCACCGCTGGCTGGGCGAGCCGGGCAATGACGAGCACGGCATGCACCAAGTCCAGTGCCTGGCCAGCAGCACGGACGGCATCACCTTCACCAAGCACGGGGTGGTGATCGAGGCGGCGCCGCATCCGGACATCATCCATTTCCGCGATCCCAAGGTCTGGCGGCGCGGCGACCACTGGTGGATGGCGCTCGGCGCCCGCCAGGGCGACGACCCGCAGCTGCTGCTCTATCGCTCCCGGGACCTGCGCCAATGGGAATGCCTCGGCCGCGCCCTGGAGGGCCGGCGGCAGCCCGACGGCTACATGTGGGAGTGCCCGGACCTGTTCGAGCTGGAGGGGCGCGACGTCTTCCTGTTCTCGCCGCAGGGCCTGGAGCCCGACGGCTACGAGCGCTGGAACCTGTTCCAGAACAGCTATCTCCTCGGCCGGCTGGGCGAGAACGCGCGCTTCGTCGCGGAGACCGAACTGCGCGAGATCGACCACGGCCACGACTTCTACGCGGCGCAGACCCTGCTGGCGCCGGATGGGCGCCGCCTGCTCTGGGCGTGGATGGACATGTGGCAAAGCCCGATGCCGAGCCAGGCCCACCACTGGTGCGGCGCGCTGTCCCTGCCGCGCGAGCTGAGCCGCGACGGCGACCGGCTGCGCATGCGCCCGGCCCGCGAGCTGACGGCGCTGCGCCAGTCCCGGCAGGCGCTGGCGATCGGCACGCTCGAGGCGCAGAGCCGCAGGCTCGAGGTGCGCGGCGCCCTGCTGGAGCTCGAACTGGAACTGGAGCTGACCAGCAGCACGGCCGAGCGCTTCGGGCTGGCCCTGCGCTGCAGCGACGACGAACGGGAGCGCACCCTGCTGTATTTCGACGCCATGGCCCGGCGCCTGGTGCTCGACCGGCAGCACTCGGGGGCCGGCGTGAGCGGCGTGCGCAGCGTGCCGATCGCGCCGGGACAGGCGCGGATCGCCCTGCGGATCTTCCTCGATCGTTCGTCCATCGAGGTGTTCGTCGACGACGGCGCCTACACCCTGAGCAGCCGCATCTATCCGCGTCCCGACAGCCTGGGCGTGGGCGCCTTCGCCGTCAACGGGCGCGGGGTGTTCGGCGAGGGTACGGCCTGGAGCCTGGCCGACCTCAGGCTCTGA